The region CTGGAGGGCACCGGCGCGGGCAGCGCGGCGCTTGCCAGGCTGCTGGACCGGGCTCCCGATATCGACGCGGTGTTCTTTTCCAACAGCGTGCTGGCGATCGGCGGCCTTTACGAGGCCCTGCGCCGGGGGCTGGACCTGCCGCGCGAGCTGGCCATCGTCGGCTTCGGCCACCACGAGGATGCGGGCAACGTCGGCCCCGGCCTCACCACCGTCGGGATCGACACCACCCGGCTTGGCCGGACCGCGGGCGAGCTGCTGCTGGCGCGGCTCGGCGGCGAACAGGGGCTGGTCCGGCACGCGATGGTGCCGACGCTTTGCCCGCGCGGCTCTGGCTGACGGTCGGCCTCTGGACGCCGGGCCGCGCGTCCGGGACCGTTGCGGTATGTCCCTGAGCCTGCGTAGCTGTTCAGAAGCGGGACCGGGTCATCTGTGGTCGCAACCGATCTGGAAACCGCTGTCGCAATGCGCGATCAGGCGTTTCGTGTCCTCGGCGCTCCAGTTCGCAGGAGCGGTTAGGGCAACCCATGGCTCGACGTAGTCGCGCCCGAAATAGGAATGGCCGTATCCGGCCGGTGCGGTCGTCGCCAGGGCCATGTCCACCGCCAGCTGAAATTGCGTGACAATCGGCATGAATCGCATTTCGGGCGACACATCCGGCGCCGGGGGTTCGGTCATCCAGACCGGAGGCCGGAACACCGAGGCCGGTTCGTAGAAGACAATCGGGTCGCTGGCGTATTGCAGATAGACAATGCGCATGGCCCCCCAGCCGTCCGGGCCGAGGGCGTTCTGGTAATTGGACGCGAAACGCACCAGCCGCCCCTCGCCGAGAACGGGGGCGACGTAGGGGCTGCCCGCGTTGCGGGAGGCAACCACCGCCCGCCATTTGGCCGAGGGGAAGGGCGCCCCGACCCAGAGCGCGCCGTCGATCGGATCGTCGAGCAGCGCAAAGAGGTCGGTGCCGTACATCGAGGACCAGGCGCCCAGGCTGAGGCCGTGAACATAAAGACGCGGCCGGTTGTCTTTGGGCAGCGAGCGCCAGTAGCGGTGCACCGCGCTGATGAGCGCCTCGGCCTGGTCGAGACCGGCATCGGTTTCAAGCATCAGCGCAAGCGGGGATTGCAGGTAGGAATATTGTGCTGCCACCGTCGCAACATCGCCACCATGCATGTATTCGACCGGGTCGAGCGCGCCGGGGTCGAGCCAGCCGGTGCCGGTGGGCAGGGCGACGATCAGAACCTCGCGCTGAAACCCGCCCTGTCTGCGCAGCTCTTCCAGCGCGATCCGGGCGCGGGTCTCGGGGCTTTTGTCTTCGGCAAGCCCGACATAGACGCGGATCGGCTGAAGGGCGGCGCGCCCGGTAAAGGCGGCGATATCGGCGGCCTTCGGTCCGGATGTCACGTAGTCGCGGCCTGGCTGGCCAAGCGCGCTCCAGTCGACAAGAGAGTCCGCGCCGCCCGTCTCGACGCCCTCCGGGATCGGCGGGGAGGTCTCGAACAGCGCCTGCGCGGTTGTGTAGGATGTGTCCAGCGTACCGATGACCCGGTCCAGCATGCCGTCGCGCGTGACGACAAGCAGCAGTAGCCCGGTGACGACAAGCCCGGCGACATTCGCGGCCCGCGGCGGCATGTAGCGGTAGAGGCGGGTGCGCACCCGGTCGAACAGCCACTGGACCGCCAGGCCAAGCACAAACAACAACACAAAGATGAGGATCGCCAGGGCCAGCATCTGTGCCGTATGCGAGGTTTCCAGCGGTGGCATCTCCATCCGTTCGCGGACGCCGTTCTGCCAGTCGCGCGCCTGCGAAATGCACAGAACAAGCAGGATCAGGAAGGGCAGGACGATGGCGACCCGCAGCCGGGTCAGCGCGCGTCCGGTCGCCTCGGGCAGTTCCAGCAGCCGCCAGATCGACAGCGCCACCCGTCCGATCAGGTATCCCAGCGCCATGAGCAGCCCGCCAAGCGCCCCCTGCACGACCCAGCCGCGGGGGATCAGCGTCGGCGTCAGCGACGCGGCGAAGAACAGCAGCCCAAGCGTCAGGGCCAGGATGTAGAACCGGGGCATCTTCATACCAAGTTCTCCTTGAGCAATGGCCGCCAGCCGGTCAGCGCATCCAGCAGCGCGACGGCACAGGCCGCCGAAAAGGCGCCGGTCACGGTCAGGACGATCCGCGTGAAGGCGGCATGGCCGGCATTCTGGATGATGAGCGCACCGGCAACCAGCGCCAGTATCACCCAGAAGGCATATTGATAGACCATGCCGGGGTGAGGGCCGAACAGCATCTTCTGGCCCAGCCAGAGACCGCCCAGGAAGATCAGCCCGAGGATGATCGGCAGGTGCGGAGACAGGGTGAACCCCATCAGGGCCGCAAGTGCCAGCGCGGCGCCGAAGAGGGTCGCGCGCAGGCGCTGGAAGGCTTCGGAGAACACCGCCCGGCTTGTCGGGAACACCAGAACCATTGCCGCGATCACCGCCATCATCATGTCGGTGGGCTGCATCACGGCGTAGAGCCAGACACTGAGCGCAAGCAGGACGGTCGTTCGGATCGCCGCGCCCGTGACGGCATTGCCATGGCCCGGCAGGGGATCGTCAACGTGCTTGTCGGCGGTGCGCGGGGGCACCAGCAGGTAGACCAGCGGTCCGACGACAAGCGCGACAAATGCGGCCTGCATGAAGCCGTCGCGTATGGTCTCTGCCGTTGTGCTGCCCTGCATCCCCATAACCGACATCAGCACCGTGACGATGACGATCAGCATGCCGGTCTGTGCGCCGGACCGCAGGACCATCAGGAACCCGGCGAAATAGAGCCCCCACATGGCTATGACATAGTCCAGCGGCACCGGTCGCAGCGCATCCGCCAGCCAGGTCATGATCCAGGGCCGTG is a window of Ponticoccus alexandrii DNA encoding:
- a CDS encoding alpha/beta hydrolase → MKMPRFYILALTLGLLFFAASLTPTLIPRGWVVQGALGGLLMALGYLIGRVALSIWRLLELPEATGRALTRLRVAIVLPFLILLVLCISQARDWQNGVRERMEMPPLETSHTAQMLALAILIFVLLFVLGLAVQWLFDRVRTRLYRYMPPRAANVAGLVVTGLLLLVVTRDGMLDRVIGTLDTSYTTAQALFETSPPIPEGVETGGADSLVDWSALGQPGRDYVTSGPKAADIAAFTGRAALQPIRVYVGLAEDKSPETRARIALEELRRQGGFQREVLIVALPTGTGWLDPGALDPVEYMHGGDVATVAAQYSYLQSPLALMLETDAGLDQAEALISAVHRYWRSLPKDNRPRLYVHGLSLGAWSSMYGTDLFALLDDPIDGALWVGAPFPSAKWRAVVASRNAGSPYVAPVLGEGRLVRFASNYQNALGPDGWGAMRIVYLQYASDPIVFYEPASVFRPPVWMTEPPAPDVSPEMRFMPIVTQFQLAVDMALATTAPAGYGHSYFGRDYVEPWVALTAPANWSAEDTKRLIAHCDSGFQIGCDHR
- a CDS encoding FUSC family protein, with amino-acid sequence MSRPSADDDPHYGIRPGLTGPPSYAALPLLDPALPPIVAARLLSRVAAMITRPWIMTWLADALRPVPLDYVIAMWGLYFAGFLMVLRSGAQTGMLIVIVTVLMSVMGMQGSTTAETIRDGFMQAAFVALVVGPLVYLLVPPRTADKHVDDPLPGHGNAVTGAAIRTTVLLALSVWLYAVMQPTDMMMAVIAAMVLVFPTSRAVFSEAFQRLRATLFGAALALAALMGFTLSPHLPIILGLIFLGGLWLGQKMLFGPHPGMVYQYAFWVILALVAGALIIQNAGHAAFTRIVLTVTGAFSAACAVALLDALTGWRPLLKENLV